A region from the Aphis gossypii isolate Hap1 chromosome 1, ASM2018417v2, whole genome shotgun sequence genome encodes:
- the LOC114123206 gene encoding 39S ribosomal protein L9, mitochondrial has translation MDGLLKNFSKLLLVQSPIQQFNRTLIILKRRHPVPLQKKNSKHKPVLKGRHFIYDVEESPERMKQEKMNVILTQYVEGLGHQGELVSVRPTYAYDQLLLPKLAIYASPDNLERMKNNLYQTKDEEKPSSIHALQTIKYLKKMVVSVSMNKDEPWTIEPWHIRVSLRKMNVHVLSDDSIELPEQPISGPDLTLEGKSFVVYITINKKERVPVECNLHHWSTKLADRLPRTKFFTRTPVPILPEQAELLMSMRENSNRN, from the exons actttaattatacttaaacggCGCCATCCAGTTCcattacaaaaaaagaatTCTAAACATAAACCTGTTTTGAAAGGAAGACATTTTATCTATGATGTTGAGGAAAGTCCGGAAAGAATGAAACAAGAAAAgatgaatgtaatattaactCAATATGTTGAAG GATTAGGTCATCAAGGTGAACTGGTATCTGTTCGACCAACATATGCATATGATCAATTGCTTCTGCCAAAATTAGCTATTTATGCTTCTCCTGATAATTTGGAAcgtatgaaaaacaatttatatcaaaCCAAAGACGAAGAGAAACCTAGTTCTATTCATGCTCTTcaa acaataaagtatttaaaaaaaatggttgttAGCGTAAGCATGAATAAAGATGAGCCTTGGACAATTGAACCTTGGCACATAAGAGTATCATTACGCAAAATGAATGTACACGTTTTAAGTGACGATTCAATAGAACTGCCGGAACAGCCAATTAGCGGACCTGATCTTACTTTAGAAGGAAAATCCTTTGTTGTGTATATTACA ataaataagaaAGAAAGAGTACCTGTGGAATGTAATCTTCATCATTGGAGTACGAAACTTGCTGATCGATTACCTCGAACAAAATTCTTTACTAGAACTCCAGTACCCATTCTTCCTGAGCAGGCTGAACTTTTAATGTCAATGAGAGAAAAttcaaatagaaattaa